The sequence below is a genomic window from Acetobacter vaccinii.
GCAGGGTGCCGCCGGCAAGCGGGGTAGGGTGCGCGCACTGAATATCCGACCGGCATAAGTCTGGCCTCCGAATCTGTCCTGTCATGCTGTGCCGTATGGGCGGAAAACAGCCGCGCATGCGGGTGCCACGATAGGAACCGGGGCGCATGGCGCAGTAAAGCACGATCTGGCGGCTCTGTGTGCAGGAAAACGCCGTGTGCCGGGCCCGTGGGGCAGGGTGGTCCCTCATTATTTCCCATGTGGAATATTTTTTTGTGGCATGGTGGGGGGAACTGGGTTAAATGAGTAATACCGTTATGGGTTTTAGTATTACTGGAATGAGCCATGGCCCGGTTTGACGCAGCGGCACGGAATACAGGTCTGAACACTGTCTGTGCCCCGGCATGTCGGGTTGGTGGCCTTGTCCATAATGCCGCCCCTGCCGGTGAGTGGTGCTGAGGGAGGAGACAGGTCATGGCGCGCATGTCTGGGTGGATGCTGTATGGCAAGGTTGGCCGCAGGGCGCGTGTTGTCCTTGGGGTGTTCTCCATCCTTCTGCCCCTTCTGGCGTGGAGTGCTGTCAGCTACGTGCCTTTCCTGTGGCACCCGCAGGTGCTGATCACCAATCCGGGTGGGGAGGAGTATCTGGAAGAAGGCATGCGTATGCAGCGTGCCGACTTTGAGCGTGCCGTGCACGAAATGCGCGCGGCAGGCCAGAAAGTGCCAGAAGGTGTGCCCGCCAATCCTGTCTACCTGCCGTCACCCGGCAGCGTACTGTCGTCCTTTGCTCATGCTTTTGTCATGACAGAGGGGAATGGGCCTGAAAAATCCATTCTGCAGGCGTTCTGGCACAGTATTCAGATTATCTTCTGGGGCTTTGTCATTTCCTCGGCCATTGGTGTGCCGCTGGGTATTCTGTGTGGCACGGTGCCTGCGATTGCACGGCTGGTCGAACCCCCGGTGGATTTCCTGCGCTACCTGCCTGCCCCGGCCTTTGGGGCACTGATGGTGGCCATTCTTGGGATTTATGATGCCCCCAAGATTGCGATTATCGTGATCGGGACCTTGTTCCAGCAGATCCTGGTGATTGGCAACACCACCCGCAAGCTGGACTTTGCAGTGGTGGAGGCCGCCCGCACACTCGGGGCCAAAGGCCGGGGGCTTTTGCTGCATGTGGTTATTCCCGGCATTCTGCCCGACCTGTACCGGGACCAGCGCATTCTGCTCGGCTGGGCCTGGACATATCTGATCGTGGCGGAACTGATCGGCACATCCTCCGGTATCACATGGTTTATTACCCAGCAGGCCCGCTACCAGCATTTTGACAATGTGTTTGCCGCCATGGCCCTGATCGGGATTGTCGGCATGGGCACGGACATGCTGCTGGGCTTTGCCGCACGCTTTCTTTTCCGCTGGAAGCAGGAGATCGTCTGAGATGGCCACGCACGACCAGACACCCCCCGCCGACTATCGCGTTTTGCCGCCCGAAGTGGCCGAGCGTATGGCCCGCATCAAGGCGCGTGAGGTTGTTCTCCAGGTGGAAAACCTGGGCAAGACCTTCTCCCGCCATGGGCAGACAACCGTGGCGCTGGAAGATATTTCCATGGGGGTCCACCGGCGCGAGTTCGTCTGTGTCGTTGGCCCGTCGGGCTGCGGCAAGTCTACCTTGGTGCGTATTCTGGCAGGGCTGGAGGACGCCTCGTCCGGGCGGATTCTGGTCGATGGCACACCGGTGAATGGCCCCGGCCCCGATCGGGGGATGGTGTTCCAGAAATACACGCTCTTTCCGTGGCGGAGCGTGTGCCGCAACGTCATGTTCGGGCTGGAAATGTCGGGGCTGAGCAAGGACGAAAGCCGCCGACAGGCCATGCAGTGGTTGCAGGCCATCGGGCTTGAGCGCTTTGCCGATGCCCTGCCGCACCAGCTTTCGGGCGGGATGCAGCAGCGTGTGGCCATTGCCCGTGCTCTGGCCGCCCAGCCCCGTGTCCTGCTGATGGACGAACCCTTCAGCGCGCTGGACGCCCGCACCCGGGTGCGCATGCAGTCACACCTGCTCGACATCTGGCGCAAGACCGACATCACCATCGTGTTCATCACGCATGATCTGGATGAAGCCATTTATCTGGCTGACCGTATCCTTGTCCTCAAGGCGCATCCGGGGCGGGTGGAAGAGGTGATCGAGGTGCCTTTGCCCCGTAAGCGTGGGCCGGACATTATGACCAGCCCAGAGTTTCTGGCCACACGCGCCCGACTGGAAGCCCTGATCCACGCTGAACCCGAGGACGAAGCCGCGGCCGAGGAGTTTGGTGATGACACCATCCCCCTGCTGACCCTTGTGACCGACGTGGTCGAATAAGCAGGAAAGGAGCAGCCCGTTGGCCCGCAAAAAAGCAGAAGAACAGGTCAGCCGGATCAGTGTTTCCCTGCCCCCTCATGTCCTGCGTGAACTGGACAGCATGGTGGTGGAAAAAGGCTATGTCAGCCGTTCCCAGGCGATCCAGCATATCCTGCATGACGCCCTGACAGATTGCCGCCGTGATAATGATGACGAGATCATGGCCGGTGTGATCGTTCTTTTTTACAATAGCGGTACACCCGGCCTGCAACAGCGGCTGGCGGACATGCAGTATGAAAACCTGGCCGAGGTCATAAGCTCTCTGCATGTCAACCTGATCAGGCGGCAGACGCTGGAAGTCATGCTCGTGCAGGGGCGTGTTGGAAAGCTGCGTGATATTGAAAACATGTTTTCAACAATGCCGGGCGTTGTTTCTGGCAAGATGCACCTTATTGCCTCCCTCATCCCCCCTGTGCACGAGGTAGGGCGGGAACCACCCTTGAACATGGAAAGTGCCTGACCATAAGCCGCCCGGTGGCGCACAAGGCAACTCCTTTGTCGGACAGAAGGAAAAACCCATGCAGATCGACCAGCAGAGCCCGGAATGGTACAGGGCGCGTTACAACCAGCTTCGTGATCGTGCCCTTAAGGAAGAGCGCGCCACCCGTGCCGTCCATGCCTCGACCGGGATGGACGCCAGCACCGTGCTGCACCGTGAGGTCGTACCCGGCGGGTGGTACTGGACCACACTGCTCCCGCGTGGTCAGGCTTTGCGGCTGATCAACACCGCAGGCAACAACGGTGTGTCCGTTATGCTGTGGAATGCGGATGATACGAGCGAACGCTATAATGCGGGCGATACGGTCAAGTTGCAGTGGACAACACAGCTGAGCACCGGGCGTGTGCTGTTTTCGGATATGGGGCGTGTTCTGGCCTCGATCATTGACGACACCTGCGGGCATAGCGACACACTGGCCGCGTGCAGCACGCCGGGCAGCAACCAGCGCAACTTTGGTGATGCACACCTGCGTAACAGCCGTGACAACCTGCGTCTGGCAGCCGGAAAACATGGTTTGGCTGTAAGGGATGTTCCGGCCTGCATTTCCTTCTTCTCGCATGTCAGTGTTGGCAGCGATGGCGCTTTAAGCTGGGTGGATGGCAGTGTGCGCCCCGGTGCCCATGTTGACCTGCGCGCGGAGATGAACCTGCTGGTTGCGGTTTCCAACTGCTACCACCCGCTCAGCCCCGATAGCACTTTTGACCCGTCTCCGATCGAGGTTATCCGCTGGCAGGCACCGTCCCCCACAGCGGACGATCTGAGCCGCACCTTCTGTGAGGAAGCACAGCGTGGCTTCGAGAACACAGACCCTCTTTTCACGATCTGATCGGAGACACGACCAATGACGACTGCCACCATCCGAACTGTTCTGGATCAGGTTGTGCCCGCGCGTGTGCCCTGGTCAGCCGTGGTTAAAAAGGGCCAGACCCTGCGGATTATCGACCTGGAAAGCCAGCAGGCTGTGGATGCGCTGTTTTATAACGCCCATGCCTACCAGGAACGCTATAGCGTGCAGGAAACCCTGATCAGCCAGGGCAGTGCCTATATTGGCAAAGGGGCCAAGCTGTATTCCAACGAAGGCAACGTGCTGATGCAGGTTGTGGAAGATACCTGCGGTCGCCACGACACGCTGGCCGGGGCGTGTAGCTGTGAATCCAACACTGTGCGTTTTGGGCACGAAACACGCTACATGCACGCCTGCCGCGAGAACTTCCTGCTTGAAGTGGGAAAATACGGTATGGGAAAGCGGGATATTGTCAGCAACGTCAATTTTTTCATGAATGTTCCCGTGCTGGAAAACGGTGAACTGGTGATTGACGACGGCCTGTCCGATCCCGGCGGTTACGTTGACCTGCTGGCCGAAATGGACACGCTGGTTGTGCTGTCCAACTGCCCGCAGGTGAACAACCCGTGCAACGGTTTTGTTCCCACGCCCATTCGCGTCATCATCAGCGAAGCCGTGCCTGCCTGAGCCAAGACGATCGGAAAAAGCGCCATGTTCACAAAAGTTCTTATCGCCAACCGTGGTGAAACAGTCCGTCGCATCACGCGTACCCTGCACAGGATGGAAATTGCCTCTGTCGCTGTCTGCTCGGAAGCGGACCGTTTTGCCCCCCCGGTGCTGGAAGCTGATGAGGCTATCCTGATCGGCCCGGCTGCGGTGGCGGAAAGTTACCTGAACATGGACGCCATTCTGGAGGCCTGCCGGAAGACTGGCGCGCAGGCTGTGCACCCAGGATATGGTTTTTTAAGTGAGCGTGCGGAGTTTGCCGAACGCCTTGCTGCCGAGGGTATTCGTTTTATTGGCCCCCGGCCCGAGCACATGCGGGCCTTTGGTCTCAAGCACACCGCACGTGACCTTGCGCGGGCCAATGGTGTGCCCCTGCTGCCCGGCACCGACATTCTGGCCACAGCGGACGATGCAGCGCGTGAGGCCGCACGGATTGGCTACCCGGTCATGCTTAAAAGCACGGCAGGTGGCGGCGGTATTGGCATGCAGGTCTGCCAGGATGAAGACGCCCTGCGCACCTGTTTTGAGGCCGTGTCCCGTCTGGGTGGCAATAACTTTGGCGATGCCCGCGTCTTTTTGGAAAAATTCATTGCCAGCGCACGGCATATCGAGGTCCAGGTCTTTGGTGATGGTCGCGGCGGTGTGCTGACACTGGGCGAGCGCGACTGCTCGCTCCAGCGGCGTAACCAGAAAGTGGTGGAAGAAACCCCCGGCCCCAACCTGCCCGAGGCCACCCGACACAAACTGCGCGAGGCCGCACGAGCGCTCTGTGCTGCTGTACAGTATGAATCCGCAGGCACTGTGGAGTTTATTTACGACGCCCAGACAGGGGAGTTCTATTTTCTGGAGGTTAACACCCGCCTGCAGGTCGAACACTGCGTGACGGAAGAAACCTTTGGCGTGGATCTGGTGGAATGGATGGTGCGTCAGGCAGATGGCTCCTTCGTTCTGCCCGCTCAGGACAGTCTTGTGCAGACCGGGGCCGCAGTGGAAGTGCGTATTTACGCCGAAAACCCGGCAGAAAACTTCCGTCCCTCCACAGGCCGCCTGACGCAGGTCCGCTTTCCCGAAGGTGTGCGCGTGGATGGCTGGGTGGAAACCGGCACGGAAGTTACCCCCCATTACGACCCCATGCTGGCCAAGCTGATTGCAACCGGGGCCGACCGGGCCGAGGCACTGGCCAATCTGCATCAAGCACTGGTGCGGACCAGGCTGGATGGGCTGGAAAGCAATCTGGACTACCTGCGCGCCGTTACCGCAGCCGAGGCTGTGCATGAGGGAACAGTTACGACCGCGTTCCTCAACAGCTTTGCCTATACGCCACATACTATGGAGGTTCTGGCACCGGGCTTGCAGTCCACCGTGCAGGACTGGCCGGGTCGTGTAGGGTACTGGGCTGTTGGCGTACCGCCCAACGGGCCGATGGATGACCGCAGCTTCCGTCTGGCCAACCAGATTGTTGGTAATGCGCCGGGTGTGCCTGCGCTGGAGCTGACAGTATCCGGCCCGGTGCTGCGCTTTAACGCCCCCGCAGTTATTGCTCTGACCGGGGCGTTCATGCCTGCCACGCTGGATGGTGAGGCCGTACCATACTGGCAGCCGGTTGCTGTTGCGCGCGGGCAGGTGCTGGCGCTGGGGCAGATCAAAGGGGCAGGGCATAGGACCTATCTGGCCATTCAGGGTGGGCTGGACGTGCCGGACTATCTGGGGTCTGGCGCCACCTTTATGCTGGGGCAGTTTGGTGGCCATGCCACGGGGCAGCTTCGCACGGGGGATGTCCTGCGCTTTCACGCAACATCCGCGCAAGAAGCAGCCCCGACACAGCCCCTGGCTGAAGCAGACCGCCCGGTGCTGACCGATACGTGGGAAATCGGGGTGCTGTATGGCCCGCATGGCGCACCGGACTTCTTCCAGCCAGACGATATGCAGGACCTGTTTTCCAGCACGTATGAAGTGCATTTTAACAGTGCCCGCACAGGGGTCCGCCTGATTGGCCCCAAGCCACGCTGGGCCCGCACCGATGGGGGCGAGGCCGGGCTGCACCCATCCAACATCCATGACAATGCCTACGCCATTGGTGCGATCGACTTTACGGGGGACATGCCCATCCTGCTGGGGCCGGATGGTCCGAGCCTTGGCGGCTTTGTCTGCCCCGCCGTGGTGACGCGTGATGAGTTGTGGAAGCTCGGCCAGTTGCATCCTGGCGATAAGGTGCGTTTCCACCGGGTGACGCCGCAGCCTCTGTCGCTGCCGTTCATGGCGGCTCCGGCTACGGGGGACAGCCCCGTGCTGCACCGTTCGGAGGGTGTGGTGCCGGTGGTTTACCGCCGCGCAGGCGAGCAGTATCTGCTGCTGGAATTTGGTGAACCCGTGCTGGATATTCCTCTGCGGCTGCGCGTTCAGTTAATGCTTGAGCGCCTGAGCAGTCGCAATGTGGACGGTATTGTGGACCTGACACCGGGTATTCGCTCGCTTCAGGTGCATTACAACCCCGATATTCTGCCTCTGGCTGAGTTGATGACCATCCTGCACGACATCGAGCAGGAACTGCCGGATAATGAAGACGATATCACGGTGCCCAGCCGTATCGTCTACATGCCCCTGTCGTGGGATGACGAGCAGGCCCAGCTTGCCATGCGGCGTTATCAGGAGCTGGTGCGCCCCAACGCGCCGTGGTGCCCGTCCAACATTGAGTTCATTCGCCGGATCAATGGTCTGTCGTCCATTGAGTCCGTGCGGGATATTATCTTCAATGCCTCTTATCTGGTCATGGGGCTGGGGGATGTGTATCTGGGCGCGCCTGTTGCCACCCCGGTGGACCCGCGCCACAGGCTGGTCACCACCAAATACAACCCGGCACGGACATGGACGCCCGATAACGTGGTGGGCATTGGTGGCAGCTATATGTGCATTTACGGCATGGAAGGGCCGGGTGGGTACCAGCTTTTTGGCCGTACCATCCAGGTCTGGAACACATGGCGTGGCACGGATGTGTTTGAGCAGGACAAGCCCTGGCTACTCCGCTTTTTTGACCAGATCCGCTTCTACCCGGTCTCGCACGAGGAACTGATGGAAGCCCGGGCGGCTTTCCCCTATGGGCGCTTCCCGGTCAGAATTGAGGAAACCACCTTCAGCCTGAAGGAGTACAAGGCCTTCCTTGCAGAACATGCCGAGGAAATTGGCCAGGCCAAGGCCCGCCAGCAGGACGCGTTTGAGGCCGAGCGGCAGGACTGGATTGCCCGTGGCCTTGATACGTTTGAGGAAGAAGTCGCCCCCCCGCAAGTGGAAGATACAATCCTGCCCGAAGGCCAGATGGCGGTGGACAGCCCCGTACCGGGGAGCGTGTGGCAGATCCCTGTTGCTGTGGGTGACAGCGTGGCCGTGGGTGACACGGTGGCGGTGATCGAGTCCATGAAAACGGAAATGAAGGTTATCTCCCCCGTTGCCGGTAAAGTGGCGGAAATCCTGTGCCGTACAGGCCGTGAAGTCCGTGGGGGAGAGCGCATACTGGTCATCAGCACGGTGGAACAGGGCTGACAGGCCGCACAGACAGGAAGGATACAGACCATGACCCTACCGGACATGTTGACGATAGATACCCTCCTTGCGGCTTATCGTGCGGGCAGCCTGCGCCCCACGACCGTGGTGGAGGCAGTGCTGGAGCGGATTGAGGCATACGCCAGCAAAGACCCGGCAGTATGGATCTGCCTGCCTGCCCGTGCAGAATTGCTGGCTCGTGCGGCGGAACTGGAAAGTCGCGACCAGAAACACCTGCCGCTTTACGGCATTCCCTTTGCGGTTAAGGACAATATTGATGTCGCGGGCCTGCCGACCACGGCTGGCTGCCCGGATTTTGCCTATACACCCCAGACCAGCGCCACAGTGGTTGCCCGGCTGGAGGAGGCAGGGGCCATCATGATTGGCAAGACCAATCTGGACCAGTTTGCCACCGGGCTTGTGGGCATGCGCTCGCCTTATGGGCAGCCGCATTGCGTGTTTGACAGCCGTTATGTCTCGGGTGGTTCCAGCTCTGGTTCGGCGGTTGCGGTTGCGGCGGGGCTGGTGTCTTTCTCGTTGGGTACGGACACAGCAGGTTCTGGCCGGGTTCCGGCGTCGGCCAACAATATTGTCGGGCTTAAGCCATCACGCGGGGTATTGAGCACACAGGGCGTCGTTCCTGCCTGCCTGTCGCTGGACTGCGTGTCCGTGTTTGCCACAACGGTGGACGAGGCTTTGCAGGTTGAGGCCGCCGCCATGGCGCT
It includes:
- a CDS encoding urea amidolyase associated protein UAAP2, which codes for MTTATIRTVLDQVVPARVPWSAVVKKGQTLRIIDLESQQAVDALFYNAHAYQERYSVQETLISQGSAYIGKGAKLYSNEGNVLMQVVEDTCGRHDTLAGACSCESNTVRFGHETRYMHACRENFLLEVGKYGMGKRDIVSNVNFFMNVPVLENGELVIDDGLSDPGGYVDLLAEMDTLVVLSNCPQVNNPCNGFVPTPIRVIISEAVPA
- the uca gene encoding urea carboxylase, which codes for MFTKVLIANRGETVRRITRTLHRMEIASVAVCSEADRFAPPVLEADEAILIGPAAVAESYLNMDAILEACRKTGAQAVHPGYGFLSERAEFAERLAAEGIRFIGPRPEHMRAFGLKHTARDLARANGVPLLPGTDILATADDAAREAARIGYPVMLKSTAGGGGIGMQVCQDEDALRTCFEAVSRLGGNNFGDARVFLEKFIASARHIEVQVFGDGRGGVLTLGERDCSLQRRNQKVVEETPGPNLPEATRHKLREAARALCAAVQYESAGTVEFIYDAQTGEFYFLEVNTRLQVEHCVTEETFGVDLVEWMVRQADGSFVLPAQDSLVQTGAAVEVRIYAENPAENFRPSTGRLTQVRFPEGVRVDGWVETGTEVTPHYDPMLAKLIATGADRAEALANLHQALVRTRLDGLESNLDYLRAVTAAEAVHEGTVTTAFLNSFAYTPHTMEVLAPGLQSTVQDWPGRVGYWAVGVPPNGPMDDRSFRLANQIVGNAPGVPALELTVSGPVLRFNAPAVIALTGAFMPATLDGEAVPYWQPVAVARGQVLALGQIKGAGHRTYLAIQGGLDVPDYLGSGATFMLGQFGGHATGQLRTGDVLRFHATSAQEAAPTQPLAEADRPVLTDTWEIGVLYGPHGAPDFFQPDDMQDLFSSTYEVHFNSARTGVRLIGPKPRWARTDGGEAGLHPSNIHDNAYAIGAIDFTGDMPILLGPDGPSLGGFVCPAVVTRDELWKLGQLHPGDKVRFHRVTPQPLSLPFMAAPATGDSPVLHRSEGVVPVVYRRAGEQYLLLEFGEPVLDIPLRLRVQLMLERLSSRNVDGIVDLTPGIRSLQVHYNPDILPLAELMTILHDIEQELPDNEDDITVPSRIVYMPLSWDDEQAQLAMRRYQELVRPNAPWCPSNIEFIRRINGLSSIESVRDIIFNASYLVMGLGDVYLGAPVATPVDPRHRLVTTKYNPARTWTPDNVVGIGGSYMCIYGMEGPGGYQLFGRTIQVWNTWRGTDVFEQDKPWLLRFFDQIRFYPVSHEELMEARAAFPYGRFPVRIEETTFSLKEYKAFLAEHAEEIGQAKARQQDAFEAERQDWIARGLDTFEEEVAPPQVEDTILPEGQMAVDSPVPGSVWQIPVAVGDSVAVGDTVAVIESMKTEMKVISPVAGKVAEILCRTGREVRGGERILVISTVEQG
- a CDS encoding ABC transporter ATP-binding protein; amino-acid sequence: MATHDQTPPADYRVLPPEVAERMARIKAREVVLQVENLGKTFSRHGQTTVALEDISMGVHRREFVCVVGPSGCGKSTLVRILAGLEDASSGRILVDGTPVNGPGPDRGMVFQKYTLFPWRSVCRNVMFGLEMSGLSKDESRRQAMQWLQAIGLERFADALPHQLSGGMQQRVAIARALAAQPRVLLMDEPFSALDARTRVRMQSHLLDIWRKTDITIVFITHDLDEAIYLADRILVLKAHPGRVEEVIEVPLPRKRGPDIMTSPEFLATRARLEALIHAEPEDEAAAEEFGDDTIPLLTLVTDVVE
- a CDS encoding urea amidolyase associated protein UAAP1 — encoded protein: MPDHKPPGGAQGNSFVGQKEKPMQIDQQSPEWYRARYNQLRDRALKEERATRAVHASTGMDASTVLHREVVPGGWYWTTLLPRGQALRLINTAGNNGVSVMLWNADDTSERYNAGDTVKLQWTTQLSTGRVLFSDMGRVLASIIDDTCGHSDTLAACSTPGSNQRNFGDAHLRNSRDNLRLAAGKHGLAVRDVPACISFFSHVSVGSDGALSWVDGSVRPGAHVDLRAEMNLLVAVSNCYHPLSPDSTFDPSPIEVIRWQAPSPTADDLSRTFCEEAQRGFENTDPLFTI
- a CDS encoding ABC transporter permease; the encoded protein is MARMSGWMLYGKVGRRARVVLGVFSILLPLLAWSAVSYVPFLWHPQVLITNPGGEEYLEEGMRMQRADFERAVHEMRAAGQKVPEGVPANPVYLPSPGSVLSSFAHAFVMTEGNGPEKSILQAFWHSIQIIFWGFVISSAIGVPLGILCGTVPAIARLVEPPVDFLRYLPAPAFGALMVAILGIYDAPKIAIIVIGTLFQQILVIGNTTRKLDFAVVEAARTLGAKGRGLLLHVVIPGILPDLYRDQRILLGWAWTYLIVAELIGTSSGITWFITQQARYQHFDNVFAAMALIGIVGMGTDMLLGFAARFLFRWKQEIV
- a CDS encoding CopG family ribbon-helix-helix protein — encoded protein: MARKKAEEQVSRISVSLPPHVLRELDSMVVEKGYVSRSQAIQHILHDALTDCRRDNDDEIMAGVIVLFYNSGTPGLQQRLADMQYENLAEVISSLHVNLIRRQTLEVMLVQGRVGKLRDIENMFSTMPGVVSGKMHLIASLIPPVHEVGREPPLNMESA